Within Actinoplanes sp. L3-i22, the genomic segment GGTCCTCCAGCGCCGCACTCTGCTCCGGGGTCAACTCCGCCGCCCAGCGCAGGTACCGCTCGACGCCCTCCGCCATCGGGTCGGCATACACCGAACTCGTGGCGAGGTCACGCAGCCGGATCCGGCCCGCCAACAGATCTCTCGCCATCTCCGCCATGCTCGGGCCGGCCGCACCGCCGGTCATCCGGGCCAGGGCTTCCTTGACCTCCCGGACCACCATGTCAGCGACGCTACCTCGCCCGGGTCGCCGACGTGATCCTGCTCGGCGCGGTCCCGCCGATCATGCTGCGGTCACCGGAGAACCCCGGAGAGCACGCCGCTGTCCGCGGCGTGCTCGCACCGGCCCGCCGTGCCTGCGGGTCAGGCGTCCGCGGTCAGGGTCCGGGCCACGTCCCGCCGCAGGGTCAGAGCCGTCGGCAGCAGCGTCGCGGTGAGTGTCAGCACGAGGCCCGCGCCGGTCACGGTCGCGACGGCGGCCGCCCCGAACGCCGGTGCGGTCCCCGCCGCCCACGCCCCGATCAGCGCGGTCGTCACCACCGCGGTCCCGCCGAGCAGGGCCGCGGTGCCCACCTGGATGACCGCCTCGGCGGCGGCCGCGGCGAGGACCGTCGCCGGGGTCCCGCCCGCGGCCAGGATCAGGGCGTACTCCCGCTCCCGGCGGCCGCCGGCCATGAAGCTGGTGGCCGCCGCGCCCACCAGGGACAGCAGCAGCGGCCCGCCGAGCAGCAGCCCCACCGAGCCGGCGCCCGGCGAGTCGCCGCCGGTGACGGTGGCGTCCGCCGCGTACAGGCCGCCGGTCAGGGCGATCGCCACCATCACCGGGGTGATCGCGGCGGTGCTCCGGGACGCCTGATGGGCGGCGCTGTTGCGGGCCAGGAACCAGGAGCTGGACGCGGTGGCCGGCACGAGACCGGTCCAGCCGCGCAGCAACGGCGTCAGCAGCAGCGGCCCGAACGCGGCGAAGACCGCGGCGATCAGCGGCGCGACCAGGCTCAGCGGGGTGACCAGCCGTTGCGGGTCGGTGCCCGGCAGCCCGGCGACGAGGGCCCCGGTGACCGCCACGGTGGCCAGGCCGGCGACCCAGCGGCCGGGGCTCATCCGGCGGCCGGGCGGCTCCGGCTCGCGCAGTGACCGGATCGGCGGCGTGCGGCTCGCCCGGGCCGCGCTGCGGGCGCCGCCCAGCGTCATGACCAGCACCACGACGGTGATCACCGGCGCGGCGGCCCACGCGTCGAACCGGACGTGTAACCCGGCCAGCGCGATCCGCAGCAGCGGCTGCAGCACCGGCACCGCCGCGACGCAGCCGAGCACCGCGCCGGCCACCGCGACGATCGCCAGCTGGGTCGTCACCACGGCCCGGACCAGGCCCGGGCCGACCCCGGCGAGCTGCCACAGCGCGTAGACGCGCTGCTGCAGGGCGACGGTGAGGTTGGCGACCGTGCCGGTCACGATCAGCGTGGTGACGGCGGTGAAGGCGAGGACGGTGCCGCTGATCCCGTACAGGGCGAGGGCGTCCTGACCACCGATGACGACGGCGGTCTCGATGCCGGCGGCCACCACCGCGCCGACCGCGGCGGTGGCGACGGCGACGAGCAGCGCGCCGACCCAGACCCGGAGGTTCGCGAGCAGGTCCGTGAAGATCAGTTTGAGCATGTCAGCCGGCCACCGCGGCGAAGACCGCACCGGCGGACGGGCTGACCAACTCCCGGTGCACGACGCCGTCGCGCAGCACGAGCACCCGGTCGGCGCGGGCCGCGGCCTGCAGGTCGTGGGTCACCATGACCACCGCCCGGCCCTCGCCCGCGAACGCGACCAGCAGCTCCAGCACCTGCACGCCGGCGGCGGTGTCGAGCGCGCCGGTCGGCTCGTCGGCGAACAGCACGTCGGGCCGCAGGGCCAGCGCCCGGGCGATCGCCACCCGCTGCTGCTGGCCGCCGGAGAGCGCGGACGGCAGCGCGGCGGCCCGGTCGGCCAGTCCGACCCGGTCCAGCGCCCGGTCGACGTCGGCGGCGCTGATGCCGCGCCGGGCCAGGCGCGCCGGCAGCGCCACGTTGTCCCGGGCGGACAGCGACGGGATCAGGTTGTAGGACTGGAACACGAAGCCCAGATGGTCGCGGCGCAGCCGGGCGAGCGCGCCGCGGCTCAGCGACCCGATCGGCGTGCCCAGCAGGCGCACCGTGCCGGTGGTGGCCGGCTCCAGGCCGGACATGCAGTAGAGCAGCGTCGACTTGCCCGAGCCGCTGGGGCCGACGATCGACAGGAACTCGCCGGGCGCGACGCCGAGGCTGACGCCGCGCAGCACCGGACCGTCGTCGAACGACTTGGTGAGACCCTCGACCGCCACGATCGGCGTGGTCGCGGGCGTACTAATGATCATGATCGCCAACCTATCCAGTGGTCCCGCCGGAACCGGGCCGGGCCCGCTGGTGTGCCCCGGCGGGCAACCGCCGGTTCCCTCTCGGGTGCGGCCCCGCGGGCAAGGCCGGTTGCCCGTGCGGGAACGGCCGCCGCGGACCTACCGGAGCCGGCCCTTCCCGGGTGCTTGACTCGGGCCCTGACTTGCACGAACTCCAGAAAGCGACACCCTCATGAGCGACCTCGCGAACGCGATCGAGATCCCGGCCGGGCACACCTTCGACATCGACTTCCAGATCTTCCGGTCGCGGATCACCTTCGGGTCGGCGTCCCGGCTGACCTTCGAGATCCTCGGCGGCAACGCCGGCGGTCTGGCCCAGACGGTCGACTTCCAGGTCGTCGTGCTGCGCCCGGGGCTGTTCGCGGTGACCTGGCAGGAGCCGGACAACACCACCGTGGTGCACCTCGAGGACTTCGCCGAGGGCCAGGTCCACGCGAGCATCACCCAGCCGGACGGAAAGTTCCTGCGCCTGTCCGGCAAGATCATTTCCTGAACCCGGGGACCGGGCTCACGCCGTACCAAATCAGCGATTTTGATCTTGAAGTTGGGGTGAGCCGGGCCGTCCGGCGACGGACGACCCGGCCACCATCGACGCTCAGCCTTAGCGGGCCGCGCCGCACGGGGAGCAGGACGGCCGGGTGCCGCGGACCTCGTAGCGCCAGTAGTGCTGCGCCACCGTCGCGCCGCTGGTCACGTAGACGTTCATCGTGCCGGCGATGTCCGGGCTGTTGTGCGACGCGCTCAGTGCCGGCGAGCCCCCGTAAAGCGCCTGCACCAGGCGCTTGCCGGAGGTGGTGGAGGCGTCGCCGAGGTCCCACACGTGGGTGTTCGAGCTGCTGGACACCGCGGTGTACGCCTTCGTCCCGTTCTGACTGAGCTCCCAGACCTTGCCGCCGAAGTTCTGGTAGTTCACCAGGTGGACGATGTCCGTGAAGGTCGACGAGGTGCGCTGCGAGTACCACCACTGGGCCGGCGTGTTGGCATTGCACACCGCCAGGTAGACCGCGTGCGTGTTGGAGCCGATGTCGTTCGCGTTGGTGCTCAGGCAGTACGTGTAGTCGTTGAAGCCGTCGTAGTAGTCATTGACGATCATGTACCAGCCGTTCGACGGGTACGCGGCCTGCGCCGGCGACGCCACCGCCAGCGTGGCCAGCGTGGCAACGGCGGCCAGAAGCCCGGCGAGCAGCGCTCGCAGTCTCCCGATACGTACGGTCATCATCATCCCCCATGTCGGTTACCAGTTGCGGGTCCATGATCGTCGATGGGTTGTCGATCATGTTGCCCCGATACGTGGCCGCCAGGTGAACAACGAGGGCCTATCCGACCAGCGGGCCGGCGGCCTTGACGCGAAGGCGGACCGCGGGGGTGGACAGGTAGCTCAGCGGCGTCTCGGTCACCTCGGTCACCCGCACCCGGGCCGGATCGGCGCCCGCCGCGACGGCCCGGGCCACCGCCTGGCGCTCCGCCGCCGCCATCGCCGGGCCGTGCCGGACGCCGAGCGGCACCACCGCCTCGGCCCGCCCGCCGGCCTCGGCGGTGGCCGCGCCGACCGCCGCCGCCACCCCGGCATGCTCCGGCCGGATCACCTCGCCGGCCGGGTCGGCGATCGGCGCACCCCCGCCGACCAGCACCAGCGGCAGCCGGCCGCGCCCCCCGCCGATGACGTCGACGGCCTCCGCGAGCCGCGCGTCCAGCAGCGGCAACGCACCCCGCAACAGGTCGTGGAACCGCCGGCCGGGGGTGGTGTGCCCGATCCCGGTGCGCCCCGCGTGCCGGGCCACGTCGGTGAGCGTCGGCGTGCCGCCGCCGAAGACCAGCGCCTGCGAGGTGATCGCGTGCGCCACCGACCGCGGACCCAGCCGGGGCTCGGCGGCGGTGCCGTGCACGATCGTGCCGCCGCCGATCGGGACGGAGAGGACGTCCGGCATCGGCACCGCGAGCCGGATGCCGCCGATCGTCACGCCGACCGTGCTCTGCCGGGGCTGGCCGCCGGTCAGCACGCACAGGTCGGTGGTGGTGCCGCCGATGTCGGCGACGATCGCGTCCCCGATCCCGGCCAGGATCGCGGCGCCGCGGACCGAGTTCGCCTGGCCGCTGCCGATGGTCAGCACCGGGAACCGGGCGGCGTGCGCGGCGTCCATCACGGTGCCGTCGTTCTGCGCCAGGTAGCAGGGAATTCCCGGGTGATGTCCGTCGACGGCCGCGGTCAGCATCCGCACGACCTGGGCGAGGGCGGCGTTCAGGATCGTCGCGTTCTCCCGTTCGAGCAGTCCCGGCCCGCCGATCTCATGGCTGAGCGAGACGGGCACCTCAGGACCACATCGGATCAACACCCTTTCGCGTACGGCGTTCTCCTGCGAACCGTCCGAGGTGGCGAAGACCCCGGTGACCGCGACCGCGTCCACCCCACCGCCGTCCGCGACCTTGTCCAGGAACCGGTCGATCGCGTCCTCGTCGAGCGGGGTGAGCGGCCGCCCGTCGAGCAGCACCCCGCCCCGCACGTGCGCCACCCCGCCGTCGACGCTCGCGCGCAGATCCGCCGGCCAGCCGGTGAACGGCGGGACCGAGGCGCCGGAGGGCGCGCCCAGCCGCAGCACCGCGACCCGCCCGAGCCCGCGCCGCTGGACCACCGCGTTGGTGGCGTGCGTGCTGCCGACCACGATCCGCGAGGCCCGGGTGACGTGCTCGCCGAGCGCGTCCAGGGCGGCCCGCACCCCGCCGGTCACGTCCTCGGTGGTGGGCCGCTTCACCGCGGCGAGCACCCGGCCGGCGGCGTCGAGCGCCACCGCGTCGGTGTTGGTGCCGCCGACGTCGACGCCGATCACCGTTTTCGGGCTCATGCCGGCTCCAGGTGGTATCCGAAGGCGGCCGGGCCGGCGATGGCCAGGCCGCGCGGGGTGCGCCAGATCGGGTCGCCGGGCCAGGCCAGGACGCTGACCCGCTGGCCGTAGCGCAGCGCCTCGGTGGCGATCGGCACCCCGCTGTCCGCGTCGACCACGGTGATCAGGTCGGGCACGGCGGCCAGCACCACGCCGTCGCGGCGGGCGATCAGGTTCTCGTTCTGCACGTCGATCACCACGTCGCCGACGGTCACCGTGCCGCGGACGAAGCCCCCGGCGGTCTGCCGTTCCACCGCGGTGACCTTGCCGGTGACCAGCAGGTCCGCGCCGAGCTCGGCGAGCAGCGCGGGCACCGGGTCGGTGGCGCCGGCCAGCCGGTGCCCGATCGCCAGGGCCCGGCTCACGCTGCCGGTCACCACTCCCCCGGCGGCCTGGCCGGCGGTCATCACGTAGTCGGCGAGGACCGCCGCCGAGCCGGAGGCCACGCAGAGCGCGCGGGCCCACTGCTCGGCCCAGCCCGGGTCGACGGTGTCCAGCGTGGCCACGTTGCCGACCACGTCGGCGAGCACCACGACGCTCGGCGGGATCTCGGCCACGTGCATCGCGACCATCTGCAGCTCGGGGTAGGCCCGGCCCATCCCGTCCGCGTCGAGCAGCGGCAGGCCGAGGCCGGCCGCCCAGCCGAGCGGGGCGACGCCGTTCGCGCCGCCGATCTCGGTCGGCATCACCGCGGTGACCGGCCGGCCGTACCGGGCCTCGACCGCCCGCCGGATCGCGGCCGGCTCGTCGCCGCTGGCCAGCAGTTCGTCGGCGACGGTCGGGGCGCCGATCGAGGAGAGCGGCAGGATCAGCGCGTCCGGGTCGAGGTCGTCGAGGGTGAGCAGCGGGACCGGCCCGTGCTCCCGCAGCGCGCGGGCGGTGGCGAGGATCTCCGGCTCGATGCCGCCACCGCCGCCGGTGCTGAGCACCGCGCAGCCCAGCGCGAGCGGCCGGACGTCGTCCTCGGTCAGCCGCCTCACCGGTATCGCCGCCCGGCCAGCAGGTAGGTCAGGCCGCCGACCAGCGGGCCGGCCAGCCAGGCGAGGTCGAGGCCACCGAGCGCGGTGGCGACCGGGCCGCTCCACTGGGTGGTGGTGACACAGAGCGTGCCGGCCACCGTGCCGGTGATCATCGCGGCCAGGCCGGCCAGGTTGACGCCGCCGTCGTACCAGAACGGGCCGCCGCGGGACTCGTCGTGCAGCTCGGCCGGGTGGTAACGGTTGCGCCGGACCAGGATGTCGACCACGTAGATCGCCATCGACGGGCCGAGGAAGGTCACCGTGAACTCCAGGACGCCGTTGAGGGTGTCCAGGAAGTTCGCCGCGAGCAGCGCGTAGACCGCGATCGCCCCGCCGACCGCGGCGTCGATCAGCACCGTCCAGGCCCGGCTGGCCCGGACGCCGAGCGCCTGCAGGCAGAACCCCGACGAGTACGCGGTCAGCACGTTGTTCGTGATCGAGCCGAGCACCACGACGGCCAGGAACAGCGGGTAGAACCAGCCCGGGACGAGCGCCGCGATCGCGGTCTGCGGCTCGGTCATGTCGATCCGGGTGCCGGCCAGCACGCCGAGGGCGGCGATCACCACGGCCGGCAGGAACCCGCCGAGCGCGGTCCAGCCCAGCACCCGGGCCGGCGAGACGTCCCGGGGCAGGTAGCGCGAGTAGTCGGCGCCGGTGGCCCAGGACAGCGGGATCGACGCGATGATGGTCAGCCCGGCGCCGGCCGTCGCGATCAGCGCGGTCCCGTGCAGCGGCTCGGCCGGCTGATAGCCGGGGTCCGCCCGGCCCAGGACGAAGACACCGAGCACGACCATGCAGACCGCGAGCAGGCCGGACAGGACCGGGCTGAACCGGGCGATGGTGGCGTGCCCGTAGACGCTCAGGCCGAACGTGGCGGCCGCGACCACCGCCACGATCACGGCCTTCACCGGCACCGACGCGGTCAGTCCGAGCTGCCCGGCGAGGGCGAAACCGGCCAGCGAGCCGATCGCGAGGTTGACGCCCTCGAAGGCGACCGCGATGACCCAGCCGACCCCGGCACTGAGCACCCGGTTGCCGCGCACGCCGAACATCGCCCGGGTGATCACCACCCCGGGCGCACCGGCCACCGGGCCGGTGACCGCCAGCGCGCCGACGCCCAGCCAGAAGAGGTTGCCGGCGACGACCACCGCGAGGGCCTGCCAGAGCGAGAGCCCGAGCAGGATCATCGTGCCGCCGAGCACGAAGTAGAGGTAGGTGATGTTGGCGGAGAGCCAGACCCAGAACAGCTCGCGGGGCCGGCCGTGCCGCTCGGATTCCTCGATGTGGTCGATGCCGCGGGTCTCGATCCGCCCGGGGACGTCGATGGGTGGCTGATGCGTGGTCAGGTTCAAGGCGACCCCTTATTGAGCAGGTGCTCGATAAGATGCCGGTGCGGGGCGCACCTGTCAAGATCCGTACCACGGCGTGGCCGATAGGGTCGGCACATGCGCGAACGCAAGGACCCGGCCGCCCGGCGCGCCGAAATCGTCGCGACGGCGGCCGGCGTGGCCCGCGCCGAGAGCCTGGAAGCCGTCACGCTGCGCCGGGTCGCCAACCTCCTCGGCGTGACGTCGAGCCTGGTCAGCCACTACTTCCCGGTGGCCGAGCAGCTCGTCGCGGAGGCCTTCGGCACGCTCGTCACGGCCGACCTGCAGGGCCACTTCGCGGTGGTCGAGCGGCAGGCCGGCGCGGTCGCGCGATTGCGCACGCTGCTGCGCCGCTGGGTCACCGCCGACACCGAGCCGTCCGCCGCCGTCTGGCTGGACGCGTGGGGGCAGGCCCGCACCAACACCGCGCTCCGCGAGGAGGTCAACCGCCGGATGCTGGCCGGGCACCGCCGGGTGGTGGACCTGCTCACCGCCGGTGTCGCCGAGGGCGCCTGGTCGCCGGCCGACCCGGACGCCACCGCCTGGCGGATGCTCACCCTGCTGGACGGCGTGATCGTGCACGTCACCCTGCGGGTCAACGTCGTGGTGGCGGACACCTACCGCGCGGTGGCGACCACCATGGAGACCGAGCTCGGGTTGCCACCGGGCACCCTCTGAGCGTTTTCGACAGGCTCCGCACCCACCGGGCCCCGCTGGGCGATGCGTATCCCGGTGTCCATTCTTCAATAACGAATTGATGATGGCGTGCGGGCCGAACGGACAGTTTCGTGTACCGTTCCAGCCATGTTCGATTTCGAGTACGAGTCCGATGTAACAATCCAAAGTGAACCCCGCTGGGGCCGAATAGGCTCGCTTTCCGGCACGCTGTTCGCCATGGTCGGAGCCACCTTGGCGGCGATGACACTGCCCAGCGTCGCGCTGGTCTGGGCGGTCCGGGTGATTAGCGGCTGACCATTGCGCACAATGGACGAGCGGTTCGCAGTCGAATAGTCACGGCCCGCAATTGCCGTGACCATTGAATGACTCGCCGTAATGAAACGGCAACGTTCGATCACGTCACATTCGGGTAGCGGTCGG encodes:
- a CDS encoding ABC transporter ATP-binding protein, giving the protein MIISTPATTPIVAVEGLTKSFDDGPVLRGVSLGVAPGEFLSIVGPSGSGKSTLLYCMSGLEPATTGTVRLLGTPIGSLSRGALARLRRDHLGFVFQSYNLIPSLSARDNVALPARLARRGISAADVDRALDRVGLADRAAALPSALSGGQQQRVAIARALALRPDVLFADEPTGALDTAAGVQVLELLVAFAGEGRAVVMVTHDLQAAARADRVLVLRDGVVHRELVSPSAGAVFAAVAG
- a CDS encoding hydantoinase/oxoprolinase N-terminal domain-containing protein; the protein is MSPKTVIGVDVGGTNTDAVALDAAGRVLAAVKRPTTEDVTGGVRAALDALGEHVTRASRIVVGSTHATNAVVQRRGLGRVAVLRLGAPSGASVPPFTGWPADLRASVDGGVAHVRGGVLLDGRPLTPLDEDAIDRFLDKVADGGGVDAVAVTGVFATSDGSQENAVRERVLIRCGPEVPVSLSHEIGGPGLLERENATILNAALAQVVRMLTAAVDGHHPGIPCYLAQNDGTVMDAAHAARFPVLTIGSGQANSVRGAAILAGIGDAIVADIGGTTTDLCVLTGGQPRQSTVGVTIGGIRLAVPMPDVLSVPIGGGTIVHGTAAEPRLGPRSVAHAITSQALVFGGGTPTLTDVARHAGRTGIGHTTPGRRFHDLLRGALPLLDARLAEAVDVIGGGRGRLPLVLVGGGAPIADPAGEVIRPEHAGVAAAVGAATAEAGGRAEAVVPLGVRHGPAMAAAERQAVARAVAAGADPARVRVTEVTETPLSYLSTPAVRLRVKAAGPLVG
- a CDS encoding DUF917 domain-containing protein; protein product: MRRLTEDDVRPLALGCAVLSTGGGGGIEPEILATARALREHGPVPLLTLDDLDPDALILPLSSIGAPTVADELLASGDEPAAIRRAVEARYGRPVTAVMPTEIGGANGVAPLGWAAGLGLPLLDADGMGRAYPELQMVAMHVAEIPPSVVVLADVVGNVATLDTVDPGWAEQWARALCVASGSAAVLADYVMTAGQAAGGVVTGSVSRALAIGHRLAGATDPVPALLAELGADLLVTGKVTAVERQTAGGFVRGTVTVGDVVIDVQNENLIARRDGVVLAAVPDLITVVDADSGVPIATEALRYGQRVSVLAWPGDPIWRTPRGLAIAGPAAFGYHLEPA
- a CDS encoding cytosine permease, producing the protein MNLTTHQPPIDVPGRIETRGIDHIEESERHGRPRELFWVWLSANITYLYFVLGGTMILLGLSLWQALAVVVAGNLFWLGVGALAVTGPVAGAPGVVITRAMFGVRGNRVLSAGVGWVIAVAFEGVNLAIGSLAGFALAGQLGLTASVPVKAVIVAVVAAATFGLSVYGHATIARFSPVLSGLLAVCMVVLGVFVLGRADPGYQPAEPLHGTALIATAGAGLTIIASIPLSWATGADYSRYLPRDVSPARVLGWTALGGFLPAVVIAALGVLAGTRIDMTEPQTAIAALVPGWFYPLFLAVVVLGSITNNVLTAYSSGFCLQALGVRASRAWTVLIDAAVGGAIAVYALLAANFLDTLNGVLEFTVTFLGPSMAIYVVDILVRRNRYHPAELHDESRGGPFWYDGGVNLAGLAAMITGTVAGTLCVTTTQWSGPVATALGGLDLAWLAGPLVGGLTYLLAGRRYR
- a CDS encoding TetR/AcrR family transcriptional regulator, whose amino-acid sequence is MRERKDPAARRAEIVATAAGVARAESLEAVTLRRVANLLGVTSSLVSHYFPVAEQLVAEAFGTLVTADLQGHFAVVERQAGAVARLRTLLRRWVTADTEPSAAVWLDAWGQARTNTALREEVNRRMLAGHRRVVDLLTAGVAEGAWSPADPDATAWRMLTLLDGVIVHVTLRVNVVVADTYRAVATTMETELGLPPGTL